One window of Thermacetogenium phaeum DSM 12270 genomic DNA carries:
- the gvpN gene encoding gas vesicle protein GvpN, with product MNQRILLTSQFPDISGDFVITEHLQKLIDRALSYLKAGFPVHFQGPSGTGKTALAFYLARRLDRPVMPIHGDSELDSGDIVGGPSGYSHTLYIDNFVHSVLKRKEEWERQWIVGRLTMACREGMTLVYDEFTRSHPEVNNVLLSVLEEGVLQLPGVKAGEKYVRVHPGFRAIFTSNPEEYAGVYKSQDALRDRMITIELGQMDLETEIRITARRSGLAEDQATVVVNVVRNFAGAFPGFTSTQRRSIMIAKLVREQALSFDSPLFQEVCLDVLGSEVTRKNGNPVPREVLEKKMAAVIAGVLSPEGRQEDEPSYRGFRFGGFIK from the coding sequence ATGAACCAGCGGATACTATTGACATCGCAGTTTCCGGATATCTCCGGAGACTTTGTTATAACGGAGCACCTTCAGAAGTTGATCGACAGGGCGCTGTCGTATTTAAAGGCGGGTTTCCCGGTGCATTTTCAGGGGCCTTCCGGAACGGGTAAGACCGCTTTGGCGTTTTATCTGGCCCGCCGCCTGGATCGCCCGGTTATGCCGATCCACGGCGATTCCGAACTGGATTCCGGCGATATCGTGGGAGGCCCGTCCGGCTACAGCCATACCCTGTATATCGATAATTTCGTTCATTCGGTGCTCAAAAGGAAGGAAGAGTGGGAACGGCAGTGGATAGTAGGGCGCCTGACCATGGCGTGCAGGGAAGGCATGACCCTGGTTTACGACGAATTCACCCGTTCGCATCCTGAGGTCAACAACGTCCTATTATCGGTGCTGGAGGAGGGGGTGCTGCAGCTACCCGGGGTTAAAGCCGGTGAAAAGTACGTGCGGGTGCACCCGGGTTTTAGGGCCATTTTTACCAGCAATCCCGAGGAATACGCCGGTGTTTACAAGAGCCAGGATGCCCTGCGCGACCGGATGATCACCATTGAGCTGGGGCAAATGGATCTGGAGACCGAGATCAGGATCACCGCCCGGAGGTCAGGTCTCGCCGAGGATCAGGCTACGGTGGTTGTGAATGTGGTCAGGAACTTTGCCGGTGCCTTTCCGGGCTTCACCAGCACTCAGCGCCGGAGCATCATGATCGCCAAGCTCGTCAGGGAGCAGGCCCTTTCCTTTGACAGCCCGCTCTTTCAGGAGGTTTGCCTGGACGTCCTGGGTTCCGAAGTGACCCGCAAGAACGGCAACCCCGTGCCGCGAGAGGTGCTGGAAAAGAAGATGGCGGCGGTGATTGCCGGGGTATTATCACCGGAAGGGAGGCAGGAGGATGAGCCCTCTTACAGAGGCTTTCGATTCGGCGGCTTTATCAAGTAG
- a CDS encoding gas vesicle protein, whose amino-acid sequence MSWISDKEAYYDTEPLSIAWPVQTAFNPHERLLTDLNRCSTQSSGGGLTVDPTREGPGALADVLDRLLNKGLVLHLDLVIGVANIPLIGINLRAVVAAVETMIEYGFMEKDWVRGSKVANPDQRG is encoded by the coding sequence ATGTCATGGATAAGCGATAAGGAAGCATATTATGATACTGAGCCTTTGTCGATCGCCTGGCCGGTTCAGACCGCTTTCAACCCCCATGAGAGGCTCTTGACCGACCTCAACCGCTGTTCAACGCAATCATCTGGTGGTGGTCTTACAGTGGACCCAACGAGGGAAGGACCGGGTGCACTCGCCGATGTTCTGGACAGACTGCTCAACAAGGGACTGGTTCTCCATCTCGATCTGGTCATCGGGGTCGCCAACATCCCGTTGATAGGAATAAATCTCCGGGCAGTTGTTGCTGCCGTAGAGACGATGATAGAATACGGCTTTATGGAGAAGGACTGGGTGAGGGGGAGTAAAGTTGCCAATCCAGATCAACGAGGATAA
- a CDS encoding CDC48 family AAA ATPase — protein sequence MAELILTAAEAMAKDVGRGNVRIDPADMAAAGLVAGDVVEITCKRSTVARVLPAYPEFRGRGLMQIDGITRQNAGIGLGEKGRIRRVEVRPALQLVLLARQGPGPFEKEGRQLSRLLLGVPVVKGDGVRIEYFGSALDFTVLETVPAGPVLIEAATGVKVKLEKRDGEGQASVSYEDIGGLGKEIRKIREMLELPLKYPEVFAHLGIDPPRGVLLYGPPGTGKTLIARAVAHETNACFLHVNGPEIIHKYYGESEARLREIFEKARANAPSIIFLDEIDAVAPRREEVHGEVEKRVVAQLLALMDGLESRGQVVVIGATNIPNALDPALRRPGRFDREIAIGVPDQNGRLEILQIHTRGMPLAKDVLLEEIAGLTHGFVGADLQALCKEAAMLALRQALPQLEGGSPGGTSLEIVDRLQVCRRHFLQALNEVEPSALREVYVEIPHVEWEEVGGLEEIKRELREAVEWPLFYPELLREAGVVPAKGILLVGPPGTGKTLLARAVASASKANFISVKGPELFSKWVGESERAVRQIFRKARQATPCIVFFDEIDALVSSRGSDGDPTSDKVLGQLLTEIDGIEGLRGIIVLAATNRPDRIDPALLRPGRFDLVLTLPLPDLRSREQILRIHTAGKPLAGDVDLAELAGETEGFSGADLRYVCWRASWLAIRRFLAANYREGGAKRVPLQVEKEDFQHALALLKAGGRV from the coding sequence TTGGCCGAGCTGATCTTGACGGCGGCGGAGGCGATGGCGAAGGATGTCGGCCGGGGGAACGTCCGCATCGACCCGGCTGATATGGCCGCGGCCGGCCTGGTGGCCGGGGATGTGGTGGAGATCACCTGCAAGCGAAGCACCGTGGCCCGGGTGCTGCCGGCCTACCCAGAATTCCGCGGCCGGGGGCTGATGCAGATCGACGGCATAACCCGGCAGAATGCGGGAATCGGCCTGGGAGAAAAGGGGCGGATTCGCCGGGTTGAGGTGCGGCCCGCGTTGCAGCTGGTTTTGCTGGCCAGGCAGGGCCCCGGCCCCTTTGAAAAGGAGGGACGGCAGTTGAGCCGGCTCTTGCTGGGGGTTCCCGTTGTCAAGGGGGACGGCGTCAGGATCGAGTACTTCGGCTCGGCCCTGGATTTTACGGTGCTCGAGACGGTGCCGGCGGGACCCGTGCTCATCGAGGCCGCCACGGGGGTTAAGGTGAAGCTGGAAAAAAGGGACGGCGAAGGACAGGCTTCCGTCAGCTACGAGGATATCGGCGGTTTGGGCAAAGAGATCCGCAAGATCCGGGAGATGCTGGAGCTACCTTTAAAATATCCGGAGGTCTTCGCCCACCTGGGGATCGACCCCCCCAGGGGTGTCCTGCTTTATGGGCCTCCCGGTACCGGCAAGACCCTGATCGCCCGGGCGGTGGCCCATGAAACCAACGCCTGTTTTCTCCACGTGAACGGGCCCGAGATCATTCACAAGTACTATGGGGAAAGCGAGGCCAGGCTCCGGGAGATATTCGAGAAGGCGCGCGCCAACGCTCCCAGTATCATTTTTCTCGACGAGATCGATGCGGTGGCCCCCAGGCGGGAAGAGGTGCACGGGGAGGTGGAAAAGAGGGTCGTGGCCCAGCTCCTGGCGTTGATGGACGGCCTGGAGTCCCGGGGACAGGTGGTGGTGATCGGGGCCACCAACATCCCCAACGCCCTGGATCCGGCCCTACGCAGGCCCGGCCGCTTCGACCGGGAGATCGCCATCGGAGTTCCGGATCAGAACGGCCGGCTGGAGATACTGCAGATCCATACCCGGGGGATGCCGCTGGCGAAGGACGTCCTGCTGGAGGAGATTGCCGGGCTCACCCACGGCTTTGTGGGGGCGGATCTGCAGGCCCTGTGCAAGGAGGCGGCCATGCTGGCCCTCCGCCAGGCCCTGCCGCAGCTGGAGGGGGGCAGCCCCGGAGGGACCTCGCTGGAGATCGTGGACCGGTTGCAGGTGTGCCGGAGGCATTTCCTCCAGGCCCTGAACGAGGTGGAGCCCTCCGCCCTCCGCGAGGTTTATGTGGAGATCCCCCATGTCGAGTGGGAGGAGGTCGGGGGGCTGGAGGAGATCAAACGGGAACTGAGGGAGGCGGTGGAATGGCCGCTCTTTTACCCCGAGCTCTTGAGAGAGGCCGGGGTGGTGCCGGCCAAAGGCATACTCCTGGTCGGCCCGCCGGGGACGGGGAAAACCCTGCTGGCGCGGGCCGTGGCCTCGGCCAGCAAGGCCAATTTCATCTCGGTCAAGGGCCCCGAACTCTTTTCCAAATGGGTGGGGGAATCGGAAAGGGCGGTGCGTCAGATCTTCCGGAAGGCGCGCCAGGCCACCCCCTGTATCGTTTTCTTCGATGAGATCGACGCCCTGGTGAGCTCCCGCGGCTCCGACGGCGATCCGACCTCGGACAAGGTGCTGGGCCAGCTGCTGACGGAGATCGACGGCATCGAAGGGCTGCGGGGGATAATCGTCCTGGCGGCAACCAACCGGCCGGACCGCATCGATCCGGCGCTGCTGAGGCCCGGCAGGTTCGATCTGGTTCTGACCCTGCCTCTGCCGGACCTGCGGTCCCGGGAGCAGATCCTGAGGATTCATACCGCAGGCAAGCCTCTGGCCGGGGATGTCGACCTGGCCGAACTGGCCGGGGAAACCGAAGGGTTTTCAGGGGCCGACCTCCGGTACGTCTGCTGGCGGGCCTCCTGGCTGGCGATCAGGAGGTTTCTCGCAGCGAATTACCGGGAGGGAGGGGCAAAGCGGGTTCCCCTCCAGGTCGAGAAGGAGGACTTCCAGCATGCCCTCGCCCTTTTAAAGGCCGGAGGCCGGGTATAA
- the gvpA gene encoding gas vesicle structural protein GvpA, with translation MAIQKSTDANSLVEVIDRILDKGLVIDAWVRVTLLGIELLSVEARVVVAGVETYLKYAEAIGLTKLASPPPVIAA, from the coding sequence ATGGCAATCCAAAAAAGCACCGACGCCAACAGCCTGGTAGAAGTCATAGACCGCATCCTCGATAAAGGTCTGGTTATCGATGCCTGGGTAAGGGTTACGCTACTGGGTATTGAGCTGCTGTCAGTGGAAGCCAGAGTGGTTGTGGCGGGAGTCGAAACCTACTTAAAGTATGCGGAAGCCATCGGCCTGACCAAACTCGCCTCGCCTCCGCCCGTTATAGCCGCCTAA
- a CDS encoding tetratricopeptide repeat protein, with protein sequence MKECTDVKKEAKGAIIRLARHLEATGHACEARDLYLKLMNEYPESEEAFEARKSLLSQAREYERRGMVHNALDIYRILLLG encoded by the coding sequence GTGAAGGAGTGTACCGATGTAAAGAAGGAGGCAAAGGGGGCGATTATACGCCTGGCCAGGCACCTGGAGGCCACGGGCCACGCCTGCGAAGCCCGGGATCTGTATCTGAAATTGATGAATGAGTATCCGGAGAGCGAGGAGGCCTTCGAGGCCAGGAAGTCGCTCTTGTCGCAGGCGCGGGAATACGAGCGGCGGGGGATGGTTCACAACGCCCTGGATATCTACCGGATACTGTTGCTGGGATAA
- a CDS encoding Hsp20/alpha crystallin family protein — protein MWDKLFKEVGDLLRFIQQAGEEGVEISRRGTLGPSSGKAPAVYDFHLKMGSLAPPGAGEKGRAGGRVSYEGDACGPRAVEPVVDLFEDPGWLIVVAQLPGTAEQELKLVVEGSALVIGGGEGERRYTCRVPLPFPPVLERCQVSFTNGVLELRIPTENGAEQGSAKGDDPWPS, from the coding sequence GTGTGGGATAAGCTCTTTAAGGAAGTCGGGGATTTGTTGCGTTTTATCCAACAGGCGGGAGAAGAAGGGGTGGAAATCAGCCGGAGGGGTACACTCGGACCCTCCTCCGGCAAGGCTCCCGCAGTCTACGACTTTCATCTGAAAATGGGTTCCCTGGCCCCTCCGGGGGCAGGGGAGAAGGGCCGGGCCGGCGGCCGGGTGTCGTACGAGGGGGATGCCTGCGGCCCCCGGGCGGTGGAACCGGTGGTGGATCTTTTCGAGGATCCGGGTTGGTTGATCGTCGTCGCCCAGTTGCCGGGGACGGCGGAGCAGGAGCTGAAGCTGGTCGTGGAGGGGAGTGCGCTGGTCATCGGGGGAGGGGAAGGAGAGCGAAGGTATACCTGTCGGGTTCCCCTGCCCTTTCCTCCCGTCCTTGAAAGGTGCCAGGTATCTTTCACGAACGGGGTGCTGGAGTTGCGCATTCCGACGGAAAACGGGGCGGAGCAGGGCTCCGCGAAGGGGGACGACCCTTGGCCGAGCTGA
- a CDS encoding GvpL/GvpF family gas vesicle protein encodes MSEDLAVAGGNNQGVATVPGGRYVYCVAPVVDLEGKGLQGIDGNRVYQIAFRDIGALVHDCPDVPYQGGDEQVRAWLLAHHRVIEAVWDAAGTVLPMTFDMIIKGDAGCTAGDRVVRWLEDNYEAFKNRLEFFRRKAELRIRVIWERGPLLRIAACEDPEVKRLQVEMEGKPQGMAFFYKRKIEKRIREVVDGLADGIYRDCLNRLRPLVAACREEKPRRLEGKEMLLNLSVLAEEARIEDIGNLLGEIQEREGFEVIFTGPWPPYSFAAEEVGAEIN; translated from the coding sequence ATGAGTGAGGATCTGGCCGTGGCCGGCGGCAATAATCAAGGAGTTGCCACGGTCCCGGGCGGACGTTATGTCTATTGCGTGGCTCCGGTCGTTGATTTGGAGGGCAAAGGGTTGCAGGGGATTGACGGGAATCGCGTCTATCAGATAGCCTTTCGGGATATCGGTGCCCTGGTGCACGATTGCCCCGATGTCCCTTATCAGGGGGGGGATGAGCAGGTAAGGGCATGGCTTCTGGCACATCACCGGGTGATCGAGGCGGTCTGGGATGCGGCGGGGACGGTGCTTCCCATGACCTTTGACATGATCATCAAGGGGGATGCGGGGTGTACTGCCGGCGACCGGGTGGTGCGCTGGCTCGAGGACAATTACGAGGCCTTTAAGAACAGGCTGGAGTTCTTTCGCCGTAAGGCGGAACTGAGAATCCGGGTTATCTGGGAGCGGGGACCGTTATTGAGGATAGCGGCCTGTGAGGATCCGGAAGTGAAACGGCTGCAGGTGGAAATGGAAGGCAAGCCCCAGGGTATGGCCTTTTTTTATAAACGCAAGATCGAGAAACGGATTAGAGAGGTGGTCGACGGGCTTGCCGACGGCATCTACCGGGATTGTCTGAACAGGCTCCGGCCTTTGGTGGCAGCATGTCGGGAGGAGAAACCCAGGCGCCTGGAGGGGAAGGAAATGCTGTTAAACCTCTCCGTTCTCGCGGAGGAGGCGAGGATCGAAGATATCGGCAACCTCTTGGGGGAAATCCAGGAGCGGGAGGGATTTGAGGTGATCTTTACGGGGCCCTGGCCTCCTTACAGTTTTGCGGCGGAGGAGGTCGGGGCGGAGATTAATTAG
- a CDS encoding HlyD family efflux transporter periplasmic adaptor subunit → MSGSGREAGRYPPAAAVTAASSTSTFPPRSCSSPPRSTRPDTSKVKTGQKVTFTVDTYPDENFTGEIAYLAPMATTVSNVQMFDAKISIDDYSLLKSGLPASIKIIVDSASHVLTVPQEAWTLPGPIW, encoded by the coding sequence ATGTCGGGCAGTGGACGGGAGGCGGGGCGGTATCCTCCGGCAGCAGCAGTGACAGCAGCCAGTTCTACATCTACCTTTCCTCCACGGAGCTGCAGCTCTCCGCCAAGATCAACGAGGCCCGATACCAGCAAGGTGAAAACCGGCCAGAAGGTCACCTTCACGGTGGATACCTACCCGGACGAAAACTTTACGGGGGAGATCGCCTACCTCGCCCCGATGGCCACCACCGTCAGCAACGTGCAGATGTTCGACGCCAAGATCTCCATCGACGATTACAGTCTGCTCAAGAGCGGTCTCCCGGCCAGCATCAAGATCATCGTCGATTCCGCAAGCCATGTGCTCACAGTGCCCCAGGAGGCCTGGACTTTGCCAGGACCTATATGGTGA
- a CDS encoding GntR family transcriptional regulator has product MLQLDYGDRRPLYEQIKEKIKTLIISGVLKPNERIPSVRELAQLLTVNPNTIQKAYKDLEAEGFIYSVRAKGSFVAHLDRSSNYHRREELRRQLEKIVAEMLYLNEPIEQLIETIYAVKRKGGLLDD; this is encoded by the coding sequence ATGTTACAGCTGGATTACGGAGATCGGCGGCCTCTCTACGAACAAATCAAGGAAAAAATAAAAACTCTGATTATCAGCGGGGTTTTAAAACCTAATGAGCGAATACCGTCGGTGCGGGAACTGGCGCAGTTATTGACAGTCAATCCCAACACCATTCAAAAGGCCTACAAGGACCTGGAAGCGGAGGGATTCATCTACTCTGTTCGGGCCAAAGGCAGCTTTGTCGCTCACCTCGACCGGTCGAGCAATTACCACCGGCGGGAGGAACTGAGGCGGCAATTGGAAAAAATTGTGGCAGAGATGCTCTATCTTAACGAACCAATAGAACAGTTGATAGAGACCATCTATGCCGTTAAGAGAAAAGGGGGTCTGCTTGATGATTGA
- a CDS encoding gas vesicle protein, which translates to MAARLEPTRERGSTLADVVELILDKGLVINADITVSVAGVELLGIKIKAALASFETAARFGLEFPSGVNRETAAWREAETVKEMCPQCGKRVNVYELLNDQCPWCGWESARARQNKLQAMPLPR; encoded by the coding sequence ATGGCTGCGCGGCTGGAACCGACCAGGGAGCGGGGATCAACCCTGGCCGATGTGGTGGAGCTGATTCTGGATAAGGGGCTTGTGATCAATGCCGATATCACGGTATCGGTGGCCGGCGTGGAGCTCCTGGGTATAAAAATAAAGGCGGCTCTGGCCTCCTTTGAGACTGCCGCCCGATTCGGCCTGGAGTTTCCTTCGGGGGTGAACCGGGAGACTGCGGCCTGGCGCGAGGCCGAAACGGTCAAGGAAATGTGTCCCCAGTGCGGTAAACGGGTGAATGTCTATGAGCTGCTGAACGACCAGTGCCCGTGGTGCGGCTGGGAGAGCGCCCGGGCCCGACAGAACAAACTGCAGGCGATGCCGCTTCCCAGATAA